One window of the Cryptomeria japonica chromosome 7, Sugi_1.0, whole genome shotgun sequence genome contains the following:
- the LOC131028306 gene encoding vegetative cell wall protein gp1-like, with product MQQMACRLTKLQSRLTMASLPSTTFKQSSSLQKKNFICHRRSIGLKRGFFAAASNPRTIFPCLKPSYLLLPANRLRICHNRLAFLAYSPDTPKREINPNPSYPTPSEPDVPKPEINPNPSYPTPGEPATTPGKHPLPPESPEPLPPEVPTKPEIPPSPDPSWPSEVPHVDPSPRPEISPPDSGKTYPVEPPTEVPLRTISIRDPPLYPPGSPPPDIVPPVTPPGLPPDIPPNVPPIPPPDVPPIPSPDWPPFPCPPPPDPFPPIPSPPIMRDWPLQVPWIPILNIIGFQ from the coding sequence ATGCAGCAAATGGCGTGCAGGCTAACGAAGCTTCAGTCCAGGCTGACAATGGCGTCTCTGCCGTCCACCACATTCAAGCAATCATCGTCCTTGCAGAAAAAAAATTTCATCTGTCACAGACGAAGCATTGGGCTTAAGCGCGGCTTCTTTGCGGCGGCATCAAACCCTAGAACTATCTTCCCCTGCCTCAAACCCTCATATCTTCTCCTGCCGGCAAACCGCTTACGAATTTGCCATAACCGTCTGGCCTTCCTCGCCTATTCGCCCGATACCCCGAAACGAGAAATAAACCCTAATCCCTCATATCCAACCCCCAGCGAGCCCGATGTCCCGAAGCCAGAAATTAACCCTAATCCCTCCTATCCAACCCCCGGCGAACCGGCAACCACCCCCGGGAAACATCCTTTGCCGCCAGAATCCCCTGAACCTTTACCGCCTGAAGTCCCTACCAAACCAGAGATTCCCCCATCGCCTGATCCTTCTTGGCCTTCCGAGGTCCCCCATGTTGACCCCTCTCCGCGGCCGGAAATTTCACCGCCCGATTCGGGAAAGACTTACCCTGTAGAACCGCCTACAGAAGTGCCGCTCAGAACAATTAGCATTCGAGATCCGCCACTGTATCCTCCTGGTTCTCCGCCGCCTGATATCGTTCCGCCAGTTACTCCTCCTGGTCTGCCTCCAGATATTCCGCCAAATGTTCCGCCAATTCCACCTCCAGATGTTCCTCCAATTCCCTCGCCAGATTGGCCTCCGTTTCCATGCCCTCCACCTCCTGACCCGTTTCCGCCTATTCCTTCACCGCCTATTATGCGAGACTGGCCTTTGCAGGTTCCATGGATACCAATTTTAAATATTATCGGCTTTCAGTAA